Part of the Ascaphus truei isolate aAscTru1 unplaced genomic scaffold, aAscTru1.hap1 HAP1_SCAFFOLD_474, whole genome shotgun sequence genome is shown below.
ttagaatgtaagctccttagggcagggactcctcttccgaaatgttacttttatgtctaaagcacttattcccatgatctgttatttatattatctgttatttatttgattaccacatgtattactactgtgaagcgctatgtacactaatggcgctatataaataaagacatacaatacaatacaatacaatacaatgtatgcaACTGTCTAAATAAACAAACACTTCTGGTCTAaggataattgaaaaaaaaaacttagtaTGTGTGTTGAAAATTTATGAATGAAAAGAACCAGCAACACAAGCATGAggatgaataataaataaaatacaaatgtatcacatactgtaactAAGGACAACATGGGTAATCCTGAATGAAAGCAAAATATAGAagtgagttttaaaaaaaaagtgtgtgccgatcacgcgcattcgaagtgaaacttctttgttttgtcactgatttgtattttgatttttatgattttgattgaatgaaagaatTTTGAAAGTatcggcatttagatactttaaaatccaaattatgtatacaggtaaaccccgttatagcgcggtcctcggggaccacccgatccgaccgcgctacaaacggggtcgcgctaattaaattaattaattaattaaacaaatttaaaaatggccgccgcgcccggggttccgtgtctacagaggggggagagctgggatcgcatcatcgcactgtgctgcactgtgctactcctccctcctccccagcagtcagagagctgcaggcagtgcttggagagtgcgaggctcagggctgcagccttctctccatggcaattttactcacatgtccactgatcacccgcacagcagcttctcctgctctcactcgcaaacttttcagggacgccaggggagcctgccctgtctaggaagagagctgtgtgtctgtgtgtctgtgttcctgatagcttctcctgctctacaccacagacattctatcctgtgtgtgtgggggggggggggggagagggagagagtgtgtgtgtcctgtgagtgtgtgtgctgtgcagtgtcctgtgagtgtgtgcactgtgcagtgtcctgtcagtgtgtgtgctgtgcagtgtcctgtgagtgtgtgtgctgtgcagtgtcctgtgagtgtgtgtgcagtgtcctgtgaatgtgtgtgcagtgtgcagtatcctgtgagtgtgtgcagtgtcctgtgagtgtgtgcagtgtcctgtgagtgtgtgcagtgtgcagtgtcctgtgagtgtgtgcagtgtcctgtgagtgtgtgcagtgtgtgtgcagtgtgcagtcagtgtgtgcagtgtcctgtgagtatgtagtgtcctgtgagtgtgtgcagtggtgcagtgagagtgtgtgtgcagtgagtgtgtgtgtgcagtgagagtgtgtgtgtgtgcagtgagagtgtgtgtgcagtgtgtgcagtgtgaagcgtgcagtgtgcaaaaaaacatgtaaaaaaaaatttagatttatatatttatttatttttaaacgggagccacgtgaaaaccgcgttataacgggtcgcgctataacggggtttacctgtatatcttactttagttatcataatggaatgtgagaagggatgggggagcacagcgtaAGGAATGGTGGAGTGTGATTGTATTATCTCCCTATGATGTTCAGTGGCGTTCTGACACCCTTTGAGTGTCCTCAGAGGGAGGTTTGTACTCCTTAGAGAAGGGTTAAGACTTAGGTGGGTGAAGCAAGTCTATGGatgcaaaataaatgcaaaatgaatcaataaaaggaaaacttacacggccttgtgtaagttgtatcccatcgaGGTTTCTTTTGCAGTCTTATCTTTCTTCTAGATGatccttcttctttctttatgctcttctctttctgtctcttcttCTTGCTGTGATCTTGATGTTTGTCGTTGGACGAATCTTCACATTGGTTCTCCTCTCATATGGGTGTAAACATAGGTGAGAAGGTAGttagacacatatacatacaaagtcGATATCAATTTGAAGGGGGGCAATGAGACAGTGTCATCTGGTGTATAGGTATAAGATAGTTATTattcactcacacggcctaatgtgagtggtaACTTATAACGGTATCTTGCAAACACCTGTACAGATCGCAGGTCTTCAGGTCAAAGGTCCCTTGTGGGACAAAGACAGAGGGATAGTATGGGGAAGGTGTATCAATAcatcaaaatactcacacgggccagtgtgagtacacactgataATGGTATCTTGGAAACTCCAAAAAGTGATGAAAGACCCCTAGGGGCTAGGTCCAGATAGCAAAGGACTAATAGGACACTAAAAACAGGGGTGATTAAATTTTATTGAAACAGACTAGCATACACTAATGAACAGGTACATATATAATCAGATAAAAAATTAACTATCTTATACCTATACACCAGATGACACTGTCTCATTGCCCCCCTTCAAATTGATATCgactttgtatgtatatgtgtctaaCTACCTTCTCACCTATGTTTACACCCATATGAGAGGAGAACCAATGTGAAGATTCGTCCAACGACAAACATCAAGATCACAGCAAGaagaagagacagaaagagaagagcataaagaaagaagaaggatCATCTAGAAGAAAGATAAGACTGCAAAAGAAACCtcgatgggatacaacttacacaaggccgtgtaagttttccttttattgattcattttgcatttattttgcatCCATAGACTTGCTTCACCCACCTAAGTCTTAACCCTTCTCTAAGGAGTACAAACCTCCCTCTGAGGACACTCAAAGGGTGTCAGAACGCCACTGAACATCATAGGGAGATAATACAATCACACTCCACCATTCCTtacgctgtgctcccccatcccttctcacattccatacactggcgacacactttattcgagcttggctagtcccacgaattcgggtatacccgggtgtattgaggtttgtgactgttttctgcccgagtgcattgagttattttccaagcagggattgaagcattttattcccgctggctgcaatactgcacagtatatatatatatactgcattacaattcatgaatttatgccatctggtagacacgcgaagcattgcagcctattaaatcctaatcattatcatttaacagatcagccgcccatcagccaggcatgaacccaggctgggaaggcaaatgcaacggggcttgttagaggtgaggagtggcgcattccaggtatctgccaggtacataccgggtatttgctcgaataaagtgtgtcggtgcagtatatcaagGGTTCTggatagaccctagtggggtaGTTCGAGTCACAGTAGGACATCACTATTAACACATACCATACTATTTAAGACATTCATATCATATACCAACCACGGTCAGAGTTAGCGCCCGGGGAATACACCACAACtgtttagttatcataagtcaattgtatCATCTTTTCCAACTGGTATTATGGAAATTtctgcaggaaaaaaaattatactcaagtctttaattcaatcaaaatcataacaatcaaaatacaatgtcagtgacaaaacacaaagaagtttcacttagaacgcgcatgctcggcacacacccttcCTTTTTTTCTTCCCCACTGTAACTTGCACGCCCTCACGTTTTGGACTGTATCCTTTGAGCAAGGCCCTCCTTGCTTATTGTCTGTTAATGTCATTTTATTGTTATGGTCTTTCACAGCCCGTTGTACTGCGCTGCTAAATATTatctctttataaataaatgactttTTACTAAGTAAATTCTATGATCTGTAGCCAATTGGCTTTTCTGCCATTTGATAGGAAATTGGCAAGTAAAATGTAGAGTATGACTTGTAGATGTCACTGCTAATTACacctttaggcctcgtccatggtaagcacttgcttgctgaagcatgctgacgcgcgctcccgttcagcactgagcccctacagtcgcaattagagcggcttcagtaggggctcgcttacgcttccgcaagcgcgcggaaccgTAGGTCTTACCCaattttaaaaatccaaaaaaatcaagcgcttgccggtcacgtgagcggtacgcccaatgagggcggaccagctccgtgacggaactggcccgccccctgacggagcgcagggcaagcaaccgcaaggccagggaaagacaacgctttccctgcgcctcagcacgcaagcgaagagcctggacgaggccttagttaGGACGTGAtctattatctttttcttttcttttttttgtaggttgaacgcacaggagaaaaatatttttctgtaaaagtttcgccaatgaaaaataaacacggtaataaaaaatgcccccctcccccgccattcTCTGCCTTTGTattggatacagatgtagccagtattACTATCGCCAGAGCTGTGTGAAGAAAAGCAAAACGCTGCGGCTCGGGGAACGAACCGTAAAAACCATGGCTGCTTTCAGTGGGTTTATTCTACCTGATACGACcaaggctgcatctgtatagtaaTGTTTGGTAGATTGCTCAAGGACCTTGTAGACAAAATTGGTTGATTTGGAAACCATTCACTGAAAAATCTGATATCTGTCTTGTCCAGTTGGTTGTTTAGGAACTGCGGTCTCTTTTATGGTGAGAAgcaatgtgctgtactgtacaatcaatggtgcattaactttcatttatgtgaatggaagtgacgtcactgttaTAATGGTGCATTACTTCACTTCACAGAGGGTGTGTCATTGCAGATGGAAAGCTTGTGTGATCTGAGTTAGCATTATGTCAATGTTTTGTCACATTGTTACATCATGACAGAATATATTCACTAGCCCCTATTCTACAGCATACGTAACAGAACATTGTACATCTATCAAAGATCTCGCGGCAAACCCGgctggtttttattagttttggggagttccccggagctgaatctTACTATATGCTGGTGCAAATTACTGGTATAAAGCCTCCAGGGAAATTAAATGTCCGTTCAaatcgcaggccaataggaagctggaatcatggccatttaaatctcctgcttccaCAGCGGTAACTTCACCGAAGGTATGTCTGGAACTAGGAGgtcacagagctgaaaataatgcaggtcATGGGACTTGTCCAATCCAGTTACAaaaacaactgcagaataaatacacagtgttaaaGCTGAACAATTATTGACTTTTTTTAGATCTTTAAAATGTAATTGATAACGTTATAAATTTTCATTTTCCAGGTAACAGAGAAGATATTTCTCTTGGATATCTTGAACATAAAAGTACCAATGCTTCCCGTTCTTTTGCTTCTCCTCTAAAAGTCTCCATTGCCACACAACTGAAAAGATTTATTGGTAGACACAATAGACAATTGGCGTCGGATAGTACAGCAGGAGCATGTAAGCAGACACTTTGTTTTACGGAAGGGGAGGACAGTGAAACAGATAAGCCAGAATCTGTGGACTGTAACGACTCTAATTTCTCTGAATTCGGGGATGTCACTCTTGCTGACTTTTATCCGAATATGATACAATTTTTCAGCAGACTGATGGAAATCCAAAGCAAAAAATGGGCAGCCGTTAATGTACTTCAATACTACAGATGCAATGTTTGGTACGCTAACAAGCACAAGACAGATCTTACCAGAGTAAAAAGAGAGATTCCCACATCCAGGCTTTCAAAGTcgctgctgggcccaatttctaAGAAAGAGAAAGCGTGTTGCACTGTTAATTATGAGGCAAATTCCCACATGCCTTGGAGACCTGAAGATACAAGCGATTTGAACAATTCCGGTATTGCTGAACGTGGGCAGAGGAGCTTGTGCTCCAGAGATCCTTACACAGAACAAAGTCTTCAAGTTGCAAAGCCGAATCTACTGCAAGCTTCTTTTTTGTCACATACCCTTCCCACAGACCAGACTTTTACTAACGAAATCTGTAATGAGAGCGGCATCGCATCAAGGCCAGAATGTTTGCGTAAAAGTGACGCATGGTTTACCAGATGTGTACTTCCATGTTCTTCATTATTGGGTCCAAGAGAAAGCTATCAAGTTGGTGAATCGCCATCAAAACTGTTGTCTGCGGCGTTGCTGAATCAAAGGAAGCTGGAGAATTGTGAGATAAAGTCACCAGCACAGACTTCTAACCATGTAGGGCTGATTATGTGGCCCAAAGAGATTCAAGGCACCATAAGAagaaggcattctttttccacatTTCCTATAGTGAAAAGTCCTGCTAAAACCAGTTCAGAACTTAAAACCGTGTACAGGAAACTAGTTTTAGGGGATCCACATCCGATGTTTTTGCCCAGGCGAAGAATCCTAAACGCAATTAGCCAAGAAACGCAAGTATCAGAAACTGTAAATGCTCTGATCAATTCACCAGTGTCAAGCAGACGTAAAAGGGCAGCAAGTGATGATCTGTCTTTTTCAAAGCTTAAAAGGCACAGAAGTATACCAGAAAGCCATATGTCGGGTGCATTGCAGCCACAATCTTATTATATAGCAAACCGGTGTCCCCAGTGGGAAAGGACTGGCATGACTGAGAGTGTTTTCGAAGCCTCGTACAATGGCAACTCTAGTCATTATCCAGTAAGTCAATCTGCCTTTTTggtcttgcaaatgtattttactgttatGGTTCTAGAACAGAGTGCATACTGACTAAGCCAAAGTCTGTTTTCTAATCTTCCTCCTGGATATAGTGCAGTGTAtgggttctctccctccccacccaccttaTTGAATCAAATCAAAACTGTAACTCTGATCCTTTGTTCCAAAAATACGCTTTAGTTGAATTTTAGCCATTTGAGCTTTTTGGAGTAGAACGGTCCGTGAATGCCAGTGCCTGTTACTAGTCTCTTTGCCTCAGCTTGCAGAGCTGGGATCTTTTTTCACTTTGTAGGCTATCGTTCTGTGCAAATTAGTGCATTAGAAAGTTCTGCTGGATCCCACTTCAGAGCTGACTGCAAATTGCTCTGAAGTAGTTTTATAGCAACTTGtaattgtgtgtgtctgcgacaCTTTCTCTCAATCTTCTCACTTGGGCACCTTAGCTAGGCTATTGGCTGGTTATATCCATCACACATTCATATTTAATATAATTGCACACATGCTTGGTAATTAATTTGTTATTCCTAACATTTGAGTTGTCCTGAGAAGATTGTTGAGAAAAACTGATTATAgtgagtgcaaactttttttgaagtgaaacttccttagtggcacctcattcgtgatggggcaaaaaagaattgtggagacagaaatgaaacggatgtgacgtcagtgctggcagttgaggccgggctgtgttctggctcagcccgaccccaacactgacatcacacccgctccacaaatcagatcgccgccggcgccgctcctaatcgctccccccctaagccccctcccccccccagccccacccccccacacatcgtGACAAATGcggcgctcctaacggccgctgccatgccgcgcatgcgcagttgtgacggcgccgctgattccccgcccgttccccgcccattgatatgctgcgcatgcccggtagtcatggcgacgctcgagacgccatgactctcctcacagggacactgaagcccacactgctccccggggctctatgcaggcactgatctcctgcggcctctcctcccggtgcatgccccggccgaggcatagaactgctccggaaacggggggggaggaggggggtgatgagtgcgctgcgtcccccacgtcccccacagcaccatcagaagcctccgagttggctccagctgacgatgacgcgcttctccctctccccccgccgacactgcctccatctcctctgtgccgcgatctggtaggaatggggggggggggaatgctgaaagggtctgggtgcagggaaaggataagggtgctggggggaggacaagtgtgctggggggaggacaagtgtgctggggagagtcaggagaaaggggggcaggacacacacacacacacacacatacatacacactgacacatacacactgacacatacacacatactgactcacatacacacacactgactcacatacacacacacacatacacactgactgacacacacactgacacacacccccacacactcactgaccccctcccccacacactgactgaccccacccactgactgaccccccccacacacactgactgacctcccccaccccccccacacactgactgacccccccacccccccacacactgactgacccacccaccccccccgtcactgactgaccccccccaccccccccacacacactgactgacccacccacccccccacacactgactgacccccccccacacactgactgacccacccaccccccccccacacactgactgacccacccaccccccccacacactgactgacccacccgccccccccacacacactgactgaccccccccacacacacactgactgacccccccccccccacacacactgactgaacccaccccccccgacacacactgactgacccacccccccccacacactgactgacccacccacacccccccccacagtgactgacccacacactgactgacccacccacccccccccacacactgactgacccacccccccccacacactgactgacccacccacccccccacacactgactgacccacccacccccacacactgactgacccacccaccccccccacacactgactgacccccccccacacacactgactgacgcacccaccccccccacacactgactgacccacccaccccccaccccccacacactgactgacccacccacccccccacacactgactgacccacccaccccccccacacactgactgacccaccaacccccccccacactgactgacccacccaccccccccacacactgactgacccacccacccccccacacactgactgacccacccaccccccctacacactgactcacccacccccccacacactgactgacccacccacccccccacacactgactgacccacccaccccccccacacactgactgaaccccccacacactgactgacccacccacccccccccacacactgactgagccacccacccccccccacacactgactgacccacccacccccccacacactgactgacccacccacccccccacacactgactgacccacccacacctccccgcacactgactgactgactgacccacccacacctccccgcacactcactgactgacccacccacacctccccgcacactgtctgtctgactgacccacccacacacacctccacgcacaatgactgactgacccacccacccacacttccccgcacactgactgacccacccacccacacttccccgcacactgactgactgacccacccacacctccccgcacactgactgactgacccacccacacctccccgcacactgactgactgacccacccacacctccccgcacactgactgactgacccacccacacctccccgcacactgactgactgacccacccacacctccccgcacactgactgactgacccacccacacctccccacacactgactgactgacccacccacacctccccgcacactgactgactgacccacccaccccccccccacacactgactgacccacccaccccccacacactgactgacccacctaccccccccacacactgactgacccacccacccccccccacacactgactgacccacccaccccccccccacactgactgacccacccacccccccacacactgactgaacacacactgactgacccacccacccccctacacactgactcacccacccccccacacactgactgacccacccaccccccccacacactgactgacccaccca
Proteins encoded:
- the LOC142484939 gene encoding uncharacterized protein LOC142484939, which codes for MQGARAGRSGQAADPRPCNEVTTGRAGGALSRVTPRAARVASNTRAENWVFADLSSGKLPLDPSGVLNSELDRNEKVFQAKRTMILMKYDKPFEDDLLIDIASLTYDTPNGPKIWNGCYKNIKKKPKYKNRSKKKVHAIEDNINVCCDSYVISGEDDSGSHPDTTSNSELKSSNVERTGEKYFSVKVSPMKNKHGNREDISLGYLEHKSTNASRSFASPLKVSIATQLKRFIGRHNRQLASDSTAGACKQTLCFTEGEDSETDKPESVDCNDSNFSEFGDVTLADFYPNMIQFFSRLMEIQSKKWAAVNVLQYYRCNVWYANKHKTDLTRVKREIPTSRLSKSLLGPISKKEKACCTVNYEANSHMPWRPEDTSDLNNSGIAERGQRSLCSRDPYTEQSLQVAKPNLLQASFLSHTLPTDQTFTNEICNESGIASRPECLRKSDAWFTRCVLPCSSLLGPRESYQVGESPSKLLSAALLNQRKLENCEIKSPAQTSNHVGLIMWPKEIQGTIRRRHSFSTFPIVKSPAKTSSELKTVYRKLVLGDPHPMFLPRRRILNAISQETQVSETVNALINSPVSSRRKRAASDDLSFSKLKRHRSIPESHMSGALQPQSYYIANRCPQWERTGMTESVFEASYNGNSSHYPNEYPALSNRTLSLSPSAS